A genome region from Dolichospermum compactum NIES-806 includes the following:
- a CDS encoding AAA family ATPase — MLVEFSVENYRSIQEKQTLSMVAADNETMIDSNTFSVPNNDDLRLVTSAAIYGPNASGKSNLLKAIQVLKNLVINSASRMQTGDKLPIEPFRLNSESAKKPSSFEVIFIHDDIRYEYGVSLNRERVFEEWLIAYPNEIQQNWFSREYLPDNPELQTDEGYKWSFGKGLKGEKKRIQRFVRSNSLFISHAAQNNHPQLTEVFDFFQNEINIPIYNHANIEFTLSRFDEDDNFPFLVAKLLSEADIDISGIKIDKKPISEEINSFYKEFFKQKIEQNERGNITIDEINKIDVITIHKMNDSHQEVEFDLLDESDGTQRLFEIAGYWLYVLQYGEVIFIDELDRSLHPVLSKALLKMFNDPEINKNNAQLIFTTHDTTLLDSELFRPDQIWFTEKDNSMTKLYSLFDFRPRENESLQKGYLLGRYGAIPFINGFKGGSEKDEKGKIDK; from the coding sequence ATGCTTGTAGAATTTAGTGTAGAAAATTATCGTTCAATCCAGGAAAAGCAAACATTGAGTATGGTAGCTGCTGATAATGAAACTATGATAGATAGTAATACTTTTTCTGTACCTAATAATGATGATTTACGCTTAGTTACAAGTGCTGCTATTTATGGTCCAAATGCTTCTGGTAAAAGTAATTTACTCAAAGCTATACAAGTTCTGAAAAATCTTGTAATTAACTCAGCTAGTAGAATGCAAACTGGTGATAAATTACCTATTGAACCATTTAGATTAAATAGTGAATCAGCAAAAAAGCCTAGTAGTTTTGAAGTGATTTTTATTCATGATGATATTCGTTATGAATATGGAGTTTCTTTAAATCGAGAACGAGTATTTGAAGAGTGGTTAATTGCTTATCCAAATGAAATTCAACAAAACTGGTTTTCTCGTGAATATCTACCAGATAATCCAGAACTACAAACAGATGAAGGTTATAAATGGTCTTTTGGTAAAGGATTAAAAGGGGAAAAAAAGCGTATTCAAAGATTTGTTCGTTCTAATTCTTTATTTATATCTCATGCTGCACAAAATAATCATCCTCAGTTAACAGAGGTATTTGATTTTTTTCAAAATGAAATAAATATTCCTATTTACAATCATGCTAATATAGAATTTACTTTAAGCCGATTTGACGAAGATGATAATTTTCCCTTTTTAGTAGCTAAATTACTTAGTGAAGCAGATATTGATATTTCAGGTATCAAAATTGATAAAAAACCCATATCTGAAGAAATAAATTCTTTCTATAAAGAATTTTTTAAACAAAAAATTGAACAAAATGAAAGAGGAAATATAACTATTGATGAAATTAATAAAATAGATGTCATAACTATTCATAAAATGAATGACTCTCATCAAGAAGTAGAATTTGATTTATTAGATGAATCTGATGGTACACAACGTTTATTTGAAATAGCTGGATACTGGCTATATGTATTACAATATGGAGAAGTAATATTCATAGATGAACTAGACAGAAGTTTACATCCAGTTCTTTCTAAAGCATTACTGAAAATGTTTAATGATCCAGAAATCAACAAAAACAATGCTCAATTAATATTTACAACTCATGATACTACACTTTTAGATAGTGAACTATTCAGACCTGACCAAATATGGTTTACTGAAAAAGATAACAGCATGACTAAACTATATTCATTGTTTGACTTTCGACCTCGTGAAAATGAATCTTTACAAAAAGGTTATCTATTAGGTCGCTATGGTGCTATTCCTTTTATTAATGGGTTCAAGGGAGGGAGTGAAAAAGATGAGAAAGGGAAAATCGACAAATAA
- a CDS encoding DNA-methyltransferase has translation MNFHDISKLLGKPYFQASNCLIYNLDCLEAMKILPDESINLTVTSPPYNIGKEYENLLPLDDYINWCEKWITEVYRLTLCDGAFWLNLGYLSIKNRAKAIPISYLLWDKIPFYLIQEIVWNYGAGVAGSKFFSPRNEKFLWYVKNSEAYTFNLDDIRDPNVKYPNQKKNGKIRVNPLGKNPTDVWEFPKVTSGQNRSSKERTPHPAQFPSSVIQRIIQASSNQNQIVLDPFLGSGTTAMVALNLNRLVIGFEIRQDYCDIAANRIETFLKEQSCQVEQMSLFL, from the coding sequence ATGAATTTCCATGATATAAGTAAATTACTAGGTAAACCCTACTTTCAAGCGTCTAATTGTCTCATTTACAATTTAGATTGTTTAGAGGCAATGAAAATTTTACCAGATGAATCAATTAATTTAACTGTCACAAGTCCGCCGTATAATATTGGCAAGGAATATGAAAATTTATTACCATTGGACGATTATATAAATTGGTGTGAAAAATGGATAACAGAAGTTTATCGTCTGACTTTATGTGATGGAGCTTTTTGGCTAAATTTAGGTTATTTATCCATTAAAAATCGTGCTAAAGCAATTCCTATTTCCTATTTGCTTTGGGATAAAATTCCTTTTTATTTAATTCAGGAAATTGTTTGGAATTATGGTGCTGGTGTTGCTGGAAGTAAGTTCTTTTCACCTAGAAATGAAAAATTTTTGTGGTATGTGAAAAATTCAGAAGCTTATACTTTTAATCTTGACGATATTCGTGATCCTAATGTTAAATATCCCAATCAAAAAAAGAATGGTAAAATCAGGGTTAATCCTTTAGGTAAAAATCCCACTGATGTTTGGGAATTTCCGAAAGTAACTTCTGGACAAAACCGATCTTCAAAAGAAAGAACACCACACCCAGCACAGTTTCCATCTTCTGTCATTCAAAGAATAATTCAAGCATCTTCAAATCAAAATCAAATTGTCCTAGATCCATTTCTGGGTTCGGGTACTACTGCTATGGTAGCTTTAAATTTAAATCGGTTAGTAATTGGTTTTGAAATTCGTCAAGATTATTGTGATATTGCTGCTAATAGAATTGAAACTTTTTTGAAAGAACAAAGTTGTCAAGTAGAACAAATGTCTTTATTTCTATAA
- a CDS encoding ScaI family restriction endonuclease — protein MVFPYASIPVEKWADKTKELIEEHPLKPNVIREVALKSWQLLWQTKIGEEDTYLSLAEIDPPAIMVGYFFEKLFAKELQKRYPEEWRGTQSKDEKDIVYLKDTRYSIEIKTSGQLGTKIFGNRSYGQKAKDENNGELTKKEKSGYYITANFYQQSLTLLRFGWIDHEDWNAQKSATGQASGLDQKVYEHKLFTITGEYILDSPVNLLCKVGDVIANEMNKEGIKIIQELSDYQGNNQTVKKAKAQEKYHNILKLNSGIEKFALGKNIINSVWWWLT, from the coding sequence ATGGTATTTCCTTATGCCAGTATTCCAGTTGAAAAATGGGCAGATAAAACAAAAGAACTGATAGAAGAACATCCTCTCAAGCCAAATGTTATTAGAGAGGTTGCTTTAAAGAGTTGGCAGCTTTTATGGCAAACAAAAATAGGAGAGGAAGACACATATTTGAGCCTGGCAGAAATTGATCCACCAGCTATTATGGTGGGTTATTTTTTTGAAAAACTCTTTGCCAAAGAATTGCAAAAGCGTTATCCAGAGGAATGGAGAGGAACACAAAGTAAAGATGAAAAAGATATTGTTTATCTAAAGGATACAAGATATTCAATAGAGATAAAAACTTCTGGTCAGCTTGGCACAAAAATTTTTGGAAATCGCAGCTATGGTCAAAAAGCAAAAGATGAAAATAATGGGGAGCTTACTAAAAAAGAAAAGTCTGGTTATTATATTACAGCTAATTTCTACCAGCAGAGTTTAACATTATTAAGATTTGGTTGGATAGACCATGAAGATTGGAATGCACAAAAATCAGCAACAGGTCAGGCATCTGGTTTAGATCAAAAAGTCTATGAGCATAAACTTTTTACAATAACAGGAGAATATATTTTAGATTCTCCTGTTAATTTATTATGTAAAGTTGGTGATGTAATTGCGAATGAGATGAATAAGGAAGGAATCAAAATTATTCAGGAATTAAGTGATTATCAAGGTAATAATCAAACTGTTAAAAAAGCCAAAGCGCAGGAAAAATATCACAATATACTTAAATTGAATTCGGGGATTGAAAAATTTGCGCTGGGTAAAAACATAATAAATAGTGTTTGGTGGTGGTTAACTTAA
- a CDS encoding RloB family protein, whose product MRKGKSTNNLKRSSENKNPRGDLLIVVEGDTEENYCCSLKRELKLSTIKIKIVSANGGDPLEIVNTAYDLYQQKQYDQVFCIFDDDNKPEKYKKALSTAKKYNFESITSIPCFEFWFLLHCCYTTSPLSSYDELRPKLESEMRKEGILNPGENYNKSDKLLYEKLKSNQEKAINHAIKLENNHPNEDGCTKPSTKVHILIDKLQKQKNFE is encoded by the coding sequence ATGAGAAAGGGAAAATCGACAAATAATTTAAAACGAAGTTCAGAGAATAAAAATCCTAGAGGAGACCTTTTAATTGTAGTTGAGGGTGATACAGAAGAGAATTATTGCTGCTCTTTGAAACGTGAATTGAAATTATCAACAATTAAGATTAAAATAGTTTCCGCTAATGGTGGAGATCCTTTAGAGATTGTAAATACAGCTTATGATCTATATCAACAAAAACAATATGATCAAGTATTTTGTATATTTGATGATGATAATAAACCAGAGAAATATAAAAAAGCTCTCAGCACAGCAAAAAAATATAATTTTGAATCTATAACATCAATACCCTGTTTTGAATTTTGGTTTTTACTCCATTGTTGTTATACTACCAGTCCTCTTAGTAGTTATGATGAATTACGTCCAAAGCTAGAATCAGAAATGAGAAAAGAGGGTATTTTAAACCCAGGAGAAAATTATAATAAAAGTGATAAATTGCTATATGAAAAACTCAAATCCAATCAAGAAAAAGCAATTAATCATGCTATTAAACTAGAAAATAATCATCCCAACGAAGATGGATGTACTAAACCATCAACAAAAGTACATATTCTAATTGATAAACTGCAAAAACAAAAAAACTTTGAATAA
- a CDS encoding helix-turn-helix domain-containing protein: MTENSQLQKFGEYIRTIRKAQNLSQEQLAELSGLHRNYIGGVERGERNIALLNIIRIAQALGMSPSELLKGLD, encoded by the coding sequence GTGACTGAAAATTCTCAACTTCAAAAGTTTGGCGAATACATTCGCACAATCAGAAAAGCACAAAATCTTTCCCAAGAACAGTTAGCAGAACTGTCAGGACTACATCGCAACTACATCGGTGGTGTTGAACGTGGTGAAAGAAATATTGCTTTGTTAAATATTATCCGTATTGCTCAGGCTCTGGGAATGTCACCCAGTGAATTATTAAAAGGTTTAGACTAA
- the eno gene encoding phosphopyruvate hydratase encodes MTKFLDTAIEAIVSREILDSRGRPTLEAEVHLAGGAVGLAQVPSGASTGTFEAHELRDGDKSRYGGKGVLTAVKNANEILAPKLLGLDVLNQELLDRTMIATDGSPNKSNLGANAILGISLAAAKAGAAALDIPLYRYLGGPLANLLPVPLMNVINGGAHASNNVDFQEFMIVPIGAPSFKEALRWGAEVFATLSKVLDDKGLLTGVGDEGGFAPNLESNQVALELLVAAIKQAGYKPGEEVALALDVAASEFYKNGQYVYDGKPHSPVEFIDYLGQLVDQYPIVSIEDGLHEEDWQSWQLLTQKIGSKVQLVGDDLFVTNATRLQKGIEQKAANSILIKLNQIGSLTETLETIDLATRNGFRSVISHRSGETEDTTIADLAVATRAGQIKTGSLCRSERVAKYNRLLRIEDELGDRAIYAGTVGLGPK; translated from the coding sequence ATGACTAAATTTCTAGACACCGCTATTGAAGCCATTGTCTCCCGCGAAATCCTCGACTCACGGGGAAGACCTACACTAGAAGCGGAAGTACATTTAGCTGGTGGTGCAGTCGGACTCGCACAAGTTCCTAGCGGGGCTTCTACAGGCACATTTGAAGCCCATGAACTGCGGGATGGGGATAAAAGCCGTTATGGTGGTAAAGGAGTCCTCACGGCGGTAAAAAACGCCAATGAGATATTAGCGCCCAAATTATTAGGGTTGGATGTCCTCAACCAAGAATTGTTAGACCGGACAATGATTGCTACAGACGGTTCACCTAACAAATCTAATTTAGGCGCAAATGCCATTTTAGGTATTTCCTTAGCAGCAGCCAAAGCAGGTGCAGCAGCTTTAGATATTCCTCTCTATCGCTATTTGGGTGGTCCTTTGGCAAATTTATTGCCAGTCCCCTTAATGAATGTGATCAATGGTGGAGCGCACGCATCCAATAACGTAGACTTTCAAGAGTTTATGATTGTTCCTATCGGTGCGCCTTCTTTTAAAGAAGCATTACGTTGGGGTGCGGAAGTATTTGCCACTCTTAGCAAAGTGTTAGATGATAAAGGTTTGCTGACAGGTGTGGGTGATGAAGGTGGTTTTGCACCTAATCTAGAATCTAACCAAGTGGCTTTAGAATTGCTGGTAGCGGCGATTAAACAAGCTGGTTATAAGCCCGGTGAAGAAGTAGCTTTGGCTTTAGATGTGGCTGCTAGTGAATTTTACAAAAATGGACAATATGTTTATGATGGTAAACCCCATAGTCCTGTTGAGTTTATTGATTATTTAGGTCAGTTGGTTGACCAATATCCGATTGTATCTATTGAAGATGGTTTACATGAGGAAGATTGGCAAAGTTGGCAATTACTAACTCAGAAAATTGGCTCAAAGGTACAATTGGTGGGTGATGATTTATTTGTCACCAATGCAACCCGCTTACAAAAAGGCATTGAACAAAAAGCCGCTAACTCAATCTTGATTAAATTGAATCAAATCGGTTCTCTAACTGAAACTTTGGAAACCATTGATTTAGCCACTCGCAACGGTTTCCGTTCAGTAATTAGCCATCGTTCCGGTGAAACTGAAGATACAACAATTGCTGATTTGGCTGTAGCTACCCGCGCCGGTCAAATTAAAACCGGTTCTCTATGTCGTAGTGAACGGGTAGCAAAATACAATCGCTTACTGAGAATTGAAGATGAATTAGGCGATCGCGCTATCTATGCTGGTACTGTTGGTTTAGGTCCAAAATAG
- the ribBA gene encoding bifunctional 3,4-dihydroxy-2-butanone-4-phosphate synthase/GTP cyclohydrolase II, which produces MSQSNITQTFKFDSIDAALADLKAGRIIVVVDDENRENEGDLICAAQFATPDMINFMAVEARGLICLAMTGDRLDELDLPLMVSTLTDTNQTAFTVSIDAGPHLGVSTGISAEDRARTIQVALNPGTKPEELRRPGHIFPLRARPGGVLKRAGHTEAAVDLSRLAGLYPAGVICEIQNPDGSMARLNQLVEYAKNHHLKIISIADLISYRLQNDRLIYREIVTKLPSEFGQFDIYGYRHTLDRTEHVAIVKGDPANFRDEAVMVRMHSECLTGDALGSLRCDCRMQLQAALKMIEDAGQGVVVYLRQEGRGIGLVNKLKAYSLQDMGLDTVEANERLGFPADLRDYGMGAQMLMDLGIKKIRLITNNPRKIAGVKGYGLEVVDRVPLLIESNDFNSYYLATKAKKLGHMLLQTYLVTVAIHWQDEPESVTERYERLEKIRHLSKNQHLLLQEEARPLGIALFDQPSLTVHLGFDQANIAESNWYQQKGHPYLQAICQILDEIATLPYIQKMEFLIATGSDPLSNLQVQLDRQTFSDGVLPSSLQDNLHTQHIYSFSK; this is translated from the coding sequence GTGTCACAGTCTAATATTACCCAAACCTTTAAATTTGATTCTATTGATGCCGCTTTGGCCGATCTCAAAGCAGGTCGTATCATTGTTGTCGTAGATGACGAAAATCGAGAAAATGAAGGCGATTTAATTTGCGCCGCCCAATTTGCCACCCCGGACATGATCAACTTTATGGCTGTAGAAGCCAGAGGACTGATTTGTTTGGCAATGACAGGCGATCGCCTCGATGAACTAGACTTACCATTAATGGTCAGCACACTCACGGATACTAACCAAACCGCCTTTACAGTTAGTATTGATGCCGGACCCCATTTAGGCGTTAGTACCGGCATTTCCGCCGAAGACCGCGCCCGCACGATCCAAGTCGCCCTCAACCCAGGCACCAAACCGGAAGAATTACGCCGTCCAGGTCATATTTTTCCCCTGCGGGCTAGACCGGGAGGTGTACTCAAACGGGCGGGACATACAGAAGCCGCTGTAGACCTATCCCGACTAGCGGGACTGTATCCAGCCGGGGTAATTTGTGAAATTCAAAACCCCGATGGTTCAATGGCGCGATTAAATCAGTTAGTCGAATATGCCAAAAATCATCACCTAAAAATTATTAGCATTGCTGATTTAATCAGTTATCGTCTCCAAAACGATCGCCTGATATATCGAGAAATCGTTACCAAACTACCCAGCGAGTTCGGTCAATTTGATATTTACGGCTACCGTCACACCCTAGATAGGACAGAACACGTCGCCATTGTCAAGGGAGATCCAGCAAATTTCCGAGATGAAGCCGTAATGGTGCGAATGCACTCGGAATGTTTAACAGGAGATGCTTTAGGATCTTTGCGTTGCGACTGTCGGATGCAATTGCAAGCCGCATTAAAAATGATTGAGGATGCGGGTCAAGGTGTCGTTGTTTACCTGCGTCAAGAAGGGCGGGGCATAGGCTTAGTTAACAAGCTAAAAGCCTATTCTTTACAAGATATGGGCTTAGATACCGTCGAAGCCAATGAGCGTTTAGGGTTTCCCGCTGATTTGCGTGATTATGGCATGGGAGCGCAAATGCTCATGGATTTGGGCATCAAAAAAATCCGTCTTATTACCAATAATCCCCGAAAAATTGCTGGTGTCAAAGGTTATGGCTTAGAAGTAGTAGATCGTGTTCCCCTCTTAATTGAGTCTAATGATTTTAACTCCTATTATCTAGCTACCAAAGCCAAGAAATTGGGGCATATGTTGTTACAAACTTATCTAGTCACAGTAGCAATACATTGGCAAGATGAACCAGAATCAGTCACCGAACGCTATGAACGACTAGAGAAAATACGGCATTTATCAAAAAATCAGCATTTATTATTACAGGAAGAAGCCCGTCCCTTGGGCATCGCTTTATTTGATCAACCATCTTTAACTGTACATCTGGGTTTTGACCAAGCGAATATTGCTGAATCCAATTGGTATCAACAAAAAGGTCATCCTTACCTGCAAGCAATTTGCCAGATCTTAGATGAAATCGCCACTTTACCCTACATTCAGAAAATGGAATTTCTGATTGCAACAGGTAGCGATCCTTTGAGTAATTTGCAAGTACAATTAGACAGGCAAACCTTCTCTGATGGTGTCCTCCCTTCATCTTTACAAGATAACTTGCACACACAGCACATTTACAGTTTTAGTAAGTAA
- the argC gene encoding N-acetyl-gamma-glutamyl-phosphate reductase — protein MGNLRRVPVGIVGASGYGGVQLVRLLMDHPEVEIVYLGGESSAGKSFADLYPHFANIVNLPIEAVEPEVIASRCEVVFLSLPNGLACQIAPQLIEKGCKVLDLSADYRFGDLKTYTDWYGTERSDRTIAATAVYGLPELYRDRIAESNLVGCPGCYPTASLLALSPLLKQGLIVPETAIIDAKSGTSGGGRQGKINLLLAEADNSLGAYNVGRHRHTPEIEQICSDLAGHAVTIQFTPHLIPMVRGILATVYANMRDPGLVRDDLITIYSAFYRNSPWVKICNSGTYPQTKWACGSNNCYIGIEVDPRTGRVIVMSAIDNLIKGQAGQAIQCMNLMLGWHETLGLPKVGFYP, from the coding sequence ATGGGAAATTTAAGACGCGTACCAGTTGGAATTGTTGGCGCGTCAGGGTATGGCGGAGTGCAGCTAGTCCGACTGCTGATGGATCATCCTGAAGTGGAAATTGTTTATTTAGGTGGTGAAAGTAGCGCGGGTAAATCCTTTGCTGACCTGTACCCACATTTCGCTAATATAGTGAATTTGCCCATTGAGGCGGTAGAACCGGAAGTTATTGCTAGTCGCTGTGAAGTGGTATTTTTATCTTTACCCAATGGATTAGCTTGCCAAATTGCTCCTCAACTTATAGAAAAAGGTTGTAAAGTCCTGGATCTGAGTGCTGATTATCGCTTTGGTGATTTGAAAACTTATACAGATTGGTATGGTACAGAAAGAAGCGATCGCACCATAGCCGCCACAGCAGTATATGGTTTACCAGAATTGTACCGCGATCGCATTGCTGAATCAAATCTAGTTGGCTGTCCCGGTTGCTATCCTACAGCCAGTTTACTGGCATTATCGCCACTTTTAAAGCAAGGTTTAATCGTTCCCGAAACAGCCATTATTGATGCCAAATCTGGTACATCTGGGGGCGGTAGACAAGGTAAAATTAACCTGTTGTTAGCCGAAGCTGATAACTCCCTGGGTGCTTATAACGTCGGTAGACACCGCCACACCCCAGAAATTGAGCAGATATGTAGCGACTTGGCAGGCCATGCAGTCACAATCCAATTTACACCACATCTCATCCCGATGGTGCGGGGGATTTTAGCCACTGTGTACGCCAATATGCGTGATCCTGGTTTAGTCCGTGATGACCTGATTACTATCTACAGCGCTTTTTATCGCAATTCCCCTTGGGTGAAAATCTGCAATAGTGGCACTTATCCCCAAACAAAATGGGCGTGTGGCAGTAACAATTGTTATATCGGCATAGAAGTTGACCCCCGCACAGGTCGTGTTATCGTCATGTCAGCCATTGACAACCTCATTAAAGGTCAAGCCGGACAAGCAATTCAATGTATGAACCTGATGCTAGGCTGGCATGAAACCTTGGGATTACCTAAAGTTGGGTTTTATCCTTAA